The sequence CATCAGTGCCGAATCTCCCGCCGTAATTGTACCCGGAATGTTGCGCTTGAAAAGTTTAGGTTGGGGGGTAAAAAAAGGCATTCCCGATGCAATTTTGACAGGTAGCGCCCTTTCCGATGTGCTGTTACTTTTAGTATTTAGTTTGTTATTAGCCTTTCTCTCCCAAAGTGCTGCCACAGGGATAATCTTACCGGGAGGAATCACCCTCAGTCCCTTACAATTACTACCATTTCAAATCATTCTCCAAATCGTTTTCGGCGTGTTGTTAGGATGGCTAACAGCGCAAATTTTGGTATCTTTATTAGCGAAACAGGACTGGACACAAAATGCAGTTCAAGATTCTTTGGTAGCAGCAGTATTTGCTTTATTGTTAGTAGTTTTAGCGGAAAAAATGCCGATTTTTTCTGGTTATTTGGCAGTTATGGCAACGGGATTTTTTCTGATTGAATTTGATGCACCCTTGGCAAGACGATTAAGGGGAGGATTTGATAGTTTGTGGGTGATTGCTGAAATTATTTTGTTTGTGTTGCTGGGAGCCAGTATTCAACTGCACATTTTGGGCGATACTTTAGTTGTAGGTTTGTTGATATTAGCGATCGGCACTTTAATCGGACGATCGATCGGCTGGTATCTCTCCACATTAGGAAGTAACTGGACTACTAAAGAAAGATTATTTCTCCTCCCAGGAAACTCTGCCAAAGCCACAGTACAAGCAGCGATTGGGGCGATTCCCTTAGCCCAAGGGATTGCAGGTGGTGAAACTATTTTAGCGATCGCCGCTTTATCAATTCTAGTCACAGCCCCTTTAGGAGCTTGGGCAATTCCCACCTTTGCCCCTAAACTATTAGAAAGGGGAGAAGTAGATCCGACCAAAGTGGCGAGCCTCCTTCAGAGTAGCTCAGCTAACGCACGTCGTATAGTTTTATTAGCCGCCGTTGATACCTCACCTTTAGCAACTCAAGTTTTAACTAAAGCCGCAGAACTAGCCCGTCGCAGCGATGCCGAAGTCATAGTTTTCCACGTTATTCGCGTCGAAGATCCCCAAGGATTTGAACATTTGCAAACTCTTGCCAAACAGCTTTTAGCAGACATTCGCTATCGATTTATCACCACATCTGGATCGGTACCAGAGGAAATTATCAACGCCGCACAACTATACAATGTCACCGAAATTATCATTGGTAAACGCGGACATCGCCCATTAGAAGAAGTATTAGTCGGATCGGTGTCTCAATCAGTTTTAGAAATGAGTCAATTCCCCGTTTTAATGGTAGAACATGAACAAACAGCTTTAAATTTAACTTAAATATATGTGGAAAAATCCAATGTTTCGCACGATTGTTGCCATTGCTCTCGGCGCGATCGCCGGAGCCTTAAGCCGTTACTATGTATGTCTTGGAGTATCTCAAATTTTCAGTTCAGAAATGCCATTGGGTACAACGATCGTTAACATCAGCGGATGTTTGGCAATGGGATTTTTGACCACTCTTTTTTTAGGTAAAATAATTAGTATCGATCCAGATTTTCGCTTACTATTACTCACAGGATTTTTAGGTTCTTACACCACCTTTTCTACCTACGAATTAGACAGTGCCAAGCTATTACATCAGGGAAGCCTAGAGCCAGAGCTATTCTACTGGATGGGTAGTGTTGTTTTCGGATTACTGAGTTTGCAACTAGGAATTTTTGTAGCCAAATGGCTATTAAATCGGTGGCAAGGCGATCGTTCAATCTGAGTAAAATTTTATGGATTTTGGTATTCTGGCTCCTCTTTTTATTGCGCTGGGAGCCATTCCCGGCGCACTAAGCCGTTACTATCTCACGCTGTTTTGTACAAAGAAGTTTGGCAGCAGTTTTCCCTATGGAACAATGATTATTAACTTATCAGGAGCTTTCTTGATGGGATTCTTCGCCACCTTATTTCAATCAGTCAATGCTCCTTACTTAAGTCTTTTGATTACAGTTGGGTTTTTAGGATCTTACACAACTTTTTCCACCTATCAATTAGAAACCTGGAGCCTAATCGGGACAGGCAATTATAAAAAAGCTTTGCTTTATTGGATTGGTAGTGCAGTATTAGGTTTTTTATGTGTGGAAATAGGTATGTTTTTGGCAAGGCAATTGTAATTTTGCGGAGGGTAGAAATCCACCCTCCAGCTATATTTAGCTTGTTAAAGCATCAAATTGTCGATCGCTTAACTAAACGATCCCACCAACTTTTGACTCAAAATCCACATCTTTTCGCCCTTTTCATCATCCCGTGCTTGGGGAGAAACCTTCTGCACAAAAGACTTACCATCTTTCTTTTGCCGATTTCCCCAACTCCAATAAGCACCAGATTGTTTATACTCAGGATCGGCGACTACCATAGCCACTCTTTCGCCAGCCAAATCCTGAGAAACATAACCTCCAGTAATATTTTTTTGGAACAAAGGGAAAAGTTTTTGAAACAAAGGATAATGGTTGCGGAACAGCGGCGTATCTGCCACACATCCCGGATACAAAGAAGTGAAAGTAATCCCCGTTGACTCATGATAGCGGCGATGTAATTCGCGCATAGTCAGCACATTGCAAACTTTGCTATCTTTATAAGCCTTCACAGGTTCAAATTTCTTACCATCAATCATGGTAATCGGATCTTTGAATCCAGCGGCAAAACCCTCAAAATTTCCTAGATCGGGACGAGGCGGAATCTTTCCACCCAACTCATCTGGATTATGGGTTACAGTTCCTAAAATCACCATTCTTTTATCTGGTGCAG is a genomic window of Phormidium ambiguum IAM M-71 containing:
- a CDS encoding cation:proton antiporter, with the protein product MLESIIWILLMGFFVGQIARRLKAPALVGMVLVGILLGPQVADLISPEVLGAANSLRTIAVMVILMKAGLGLDREKLAQQKTVALRLGFLPATCEAIAIAIAAIWLLKFDFATGLLLGCIISAESPAVIVPGMLRLKSLGWGVKKGIPDAILTGSALSDVLLLLVFSLLLAFLSQSAATGIILPGGITLSPLQLLPFQIILQIVFGVLLGWLTAQILVSLLAKQDWTQNAVQDSLVAAVFALLLVVLAEKMPIFSGYLAVMATGFFLIEFDAPLARRLRGGFDSLWVIAEIILFVLLGASIQLHILGDTLVVGLLILAIGTLIGRSIGWYLSTLGSNWTTKERLFLLPGNSAKATVQAAIGAIPLAQGIAGGETILAIAALSILVTAPLGAWAIPTFAPKLLERGEVDPTKVASLLQSSSANARRIVLLAAVDTSPLATQVLTKAAELARRSDAEVIVFHVIRVEDPQGFEHLQTLAKQLLADIRYRFITTSGSVPEEIINAAQLYNVTEIIIGKRGHRPLEEVLVGSVSQSVLEMSQFPVLMVEHEQTALNLT
- the crcB gene encoding fluoride efflux transporter CrcB produces the protein MFRTIVAIALGAIAGALSRYYVCLGVSQIFSSEMPLGTTIVNISGCLAMGFLTTLFLGKIISIDPDFRLLLLTGFLGSYTTFSTYELDSAKLLHQGSLEPELFYWMGSVVFGLLSLQLGIFVAKWLLNRWQGDRSI
- the crcB gene encoding fluoride efflux transporter CrcB — translated: MDFGILAPLFIALGAIPGALSRYYLTLFCTKKFGSSFPYGTMIINLSGAFLMGFFATLFQSVNAPYLSLLITVGFLGSYTTFSTYQLETWSLIGTGNYKKALLYWIGSAVLGFLCVEIGMFLARQL
- a CDS encoding protochlorophyllide reductase, whose amino-acid sequence is MEQNRKSTVVITGASSGVGLYGAKALAKRGWHVVMACRDLAKAEAAAKSVGMSPDSYSLMHIDLGSLDSVRQFVKNFRVSGKSLDALVCNAAIYMPLLKEPLRSPEGYELTMTTNHLGHFLLCNMMLEDLKKSPAPDKRMVILGTVTHNPDELGGKIPPRPDLGNFEGFAAGFKDPITMIDGKKFEPVKAYKDSKVCNVLTMRELHRRYHESTGITFTSLYPGCVADTPLFRNHYPLFQKLFPLFQKNITGGYVSQDLAGERVAMVVADPEYKQSGAYWSWGNRQKKDGKSFVQKVSPQARDDEKGEKMWILSQKLVGSFS